A single region of the Halorussus gelatinilyticus genome encodes:
- a CDS encoding DNA cytosine methyltransferase, with amino-acid sequence MKVAAVDLFCGAGGLSYGLQQAGVSVVAGIDQDPDCKYPYEQNIDAEYVRADVHALAQNPEPIAQMYPWDADLKVLAACAPCQPYSTMGHSKGDGHEDHQKWGLLNEVSRIVKYVEPDVVVTENVLQVKQEDGVYDAFVESLESQGYHVNSDDNKNVYCPEYGIPQKRKRWVVMASKQGPLSLPDPPIQNENDYPTVEDTIDHLPPIEAGEVSDVNDVHRARSLSEKNLERIDNMEPGGDWTLWEEPDLNHLLADCHRKASGQSYKAPYSRMRPDEPSPTITTQFYNYGSGRFGHYDTDQNRALSILEGALLQTFPEDYDFYDEWEDVGVSNLGRMIGNAVPPKLGEYMGKAILSHVGAAAPSVESTVADD; translated from the coding sequence ATGAAGGTAGCCGCAGTGGATCTGTTCTGCGGGGCCGGCGGACTCAGTTATGGCCTCCAGCAAGCCGGCGTCTCGGTCGTCGCAGGGATTGACCAAGATCCAGACTGTAAGTACCCGTACGAACAGAACATAGACGCCGAATACGTACGAGCAGACGTCCACGCGTTGGCACAGAACCCCGAACCAATCGCACAGATGTATCCATGGGATGCGGATCTAAAGGTCCTCGCAGCATGCGCGCCTTGTCAACCGTACTCCACGATGGGACACTCAAAGGGAGATGGCCACGAGGACCATCAAAAATGGGGGCTGCTAAACGAGGTATCACGGATCGTAAAATACGTCGAACCGGACGTGGTCGTCACCGAAAACGTACTCCAAGTGAAACAGGAGGATGGCGTCTACGACGCGTTCGTCGAGAGCCTCGAATCCCAAGGTTACCACGTCAACAGCGACGATAACAAGAACGTCTACTGCCCCGAATACGGGATACCACAGAAGCGGAAGCGGTGGGTGGTCATGGCGTCCAAGCAGGGACCCCTCTCTTTGCCCGACCCTCCGATTCAGAACGAGAACGACTACCCGACGGTTGAAGACACGATTGATCACCTGCCACCAATCGAAGCAGGAGAAGTTAGTGACGTGAACGACGTGCATAGAGCACGTTCTCTCTCGGAAAAGAACCTGGAGCGTATCGACAACATGGAACCCGGTGGAGACTGGACGCTCTGGGAAGAGCCAGACCTCAACCACCTCCTCGCAGACTGTCACCGGAAGGCGAGTGGACAGTCGTACAAGGCACCCTACAGCAGGATGAGGCCCGACGAACCCTCTCCGACGATCACGACGCAGTTCTACAATTACGGGAGTGGTCGCTTTGGCCACTACGATACAGACCAAAATCGGGCACTCTCGATCCTTGAGGGAGCACTGCTCCAGACGTTCCCGGAAGACTACGACTTCTACGACGAGTGGGAGGACGTCGGCGTGTCAAATCTGGGCCGGATGATCGGTAACGCAGTCCCTCCGAAGCTCGGTGAGTACATGGGGAAGGCAATCCTCTCGCACGTCGGTGCGGCAGCGCCGTCTGTTGAGTCCACTGTCGCCGACGACTAA
- a CDS encoding phospholipase D-like domain-containing protein translates to MTDDHDAICTNFAVVRQFDDLDRVVAIRDTILALDHSDVTRADVDQGLETPLTTREASALFTCLQKNGAATQSATDERGFAAYTFEVDPFEADRVLTQQAAVIAADGRSPQTDQDDDVEFVATLPGGFEPTSAQVRSIPDIASTIRNQVFDADSSVRIANPYFDPSLELVSDLASLPQRGVETQLLTRETADEEGDTRTTLNKMWDLIDEEHRDNFEVRDLYRWDEKQGSQAFATHAKIVIVDERVCYVGSANLTDTSLSTNFEFGVVVEGDIVEEATMVFDEVFEYSYPVDLPI, encoded by the coding sequence GTGACCGACGACCACGACGCGATTTGTACGAACTTCGCGGTAGTCCGCCAGTTCGACGACTTGGACCGTGTCGTCGCTATCCGAGACACCATCTTGGCTCTTGATCACAGCGACGTAACTCGGGCCGACGTAGATCAAGGGTTAGAAACACCGTTAACCACCCGAGAAGCGTCTGCCCTTTTCACCTGTCTTCAGAAGAACGGAGCAGCAACTCAATCGGCGACCGACGAGCGGGGTTTTGCGGCCTACACTTTCGAGGTTGATCCCTTTGAAGCAGACCGAGTACTAACCCAGCAAGCCGCAGTGATTGCAGCAGACGGTCGTTCCCCCCAGACCGACCAGGACGACGACGTCGAATTTGTGGCCACACTTCCGGGAGGATTCGAACCAACCTCCGCACAAGTCCGTTCCATTCCCGACATCGCCTCTACGATTCGCAACCAGGTGTTTGACGCCGATTCGTCGGTCCGGATCGCCAACCCGTACTTCGACCCATCACTTGAACTCGTGTCCGACCTTGCGAGTCTTCCTCAACGGGGTGTCGAGACACAACTACTGACCCGAGAAACCGCGGACGAGGAAGGCGATACACGAACGACGCTCAACAAGATGTGGGACTTGATCGACGAGGAACACCGTGACAACTTTGAGGTGCGAGATCTCTACCGATGGGACGAGAAACAGGGATCCCAGGCGTTTGCGACTCACGCGAAGATCGTAATCGTTGACGAGAGGGTTTGCTACGTTGGAAGCGCAAACTTGACCGATACGAGTCTCTCGACTAACTTTGAATTCGGCGTCGTCGTCGAAGGTGACATCGTTGAGGAAGCCACGATGGTGTTCGACGAAGTGTTCGAGTACTCATACCCAGTTGATTTGCCGATATAG
- a CDS encoding DUF6339 family protein codes for MQGEAAITDEQLTEYVEPMPGRPTADLDRIDSAVEQVLEEYPEYDTAIDGALAEEIHRGLDVTRRTAGDPGLWHWLAVVRYPDLVRHRWEYRSEEAMREKFLGAGSDLYSNAIHRLWWIAELTSRGDDYSTTDAVFANQTMVNKVFDRWFARYQPAVRAMCDELADEPSRVIDETTRRFNHALTNVQLEGLSENEAREMIRQIVAESR; via the coding sequence ATGCAGGGCGAGGCGGCGATCACCGACGAACAACTGACAGAGTACGTTGAGCCCATGCCGGGTCGTCCGACAGCCGATCTCGACAGGATCGACTCGGCGGTAGAGCAGGTGCTAGAGGAGTACCCCGAGTACGACACAGCTATAGACGGCGCACTCGCTGAAGAGATCCACCGCGGTCTCGACGTCACAAGACGAACCGCCGGCGATCCAGGCCTCTGGCACTGGCTGGCAGTAGTGCGGTATCCCGATCTCGTCCGGCACCGTTGGGAGTATCGCTCCGAGGAGGCGATGAGAGAGAAGTTCCTCGGTGCGGGCTCCGACTTGTACTCAAACGCCATCCACCGGCTCTGGTGGATCGCGGAGCTCACTTCGCGTGGCGACGATTATTCGACGACTGACGCGGTCTTTGCCAACCAGACGATGGTCAACAAGGTGTTCGACCGCTGGTTCGCGCGCTACCAGCCCGCTGTACGAGCCATGTGTGACGAACTCGCAGACGAACCGTCGCGTGTCATAGACGAGACGACACGGCGGTTCAATCACGCACTGACGAACGTGCAGCTCGAAGGACTGTCAGAGAACGAGGCACGAGAGATGATTAGACAGATTGTTGCTGAGTCTCGGTAA